In Haliaeetus albicilla chromosome 3, bHalAlb1.1, whole genome shotgun sequence, the following are encoded in one genomic region:
- the MRPL53 gene encoding large ribosomal subunit protein mL53 translates to MASKIRVVLRPVKSIVVRFCPFESNVESTRKFLGCINHKKIQATNRNCEVTADVRHDGSEPLVDVMFVDGDRLIMKGANLTTIEMLTALGSRCNAKDLKEEQKSKKKSP, encoded by the exons aTGGCGTCCAAGATACGGGTCGTGCTGCGGCCGGTGAAGAGTATCGTGGTCCGCTTTTGCCCCTTCGAGTCCAACGTGGAGAGCACGAG aaaatttcttGGATGTATAAACCATAAAAAAATCCAGGCCACCAATAGAAACTGTGAAGTGACCGCTGATGTAAGACATGATGGGTCTGAACCGCTTGTAGATGTTATGTTTG TTGATGGAGACCGATTGATAATGAAGGGAGCCAACTTGACGACAATAGAAATGTTAACAGCATTGGGGTCCAGATGTAATGCAAAAGATCttaaggaagaacagaaaagcaagaagaagAGTCCCTGA